The stretch of DNA GCAATGCGCCTCCCCGGTTCGTTCAGGGGGTGTGAGCGAGAAGAACCATCAGGGAAAGCGCATCGCCCGGCAGCGGCTGGCGGCCGAGCGCGAGAAGCAGAAGACCGCGGAGAGGCGACGGCGCACGCTGATCGTGGCCGCGACCGTCGTGTGCGTTCTGGGCCTGGCGGCGGTGATCGGAGTGGTGGCCGCCAACTCCGGCAAGCACAAGAGCAGCAGCGCGGGCCCGGTCGTGGCGCCCTCCGGCGCGCGGGGCAAGGACAGCCTGGCGATCCCCGTCGGCCGGGACGGAGCCAAGTCGACGCTCACCGTGTGGGAGGACTTCCGCTGCCCGGCCTGCCAGGCCTTCGAGACGATGTACCGGCCGACGGTCCACGAGCTGGCCGACGCCGGCAAGCTCAAAGTGGAATACCACCTGGTCAGACTGATCGACGGCAACCTCGGGGGCACCGGCTCCCTGCGCTCGGCCAACGCGGCGGCCTGCGCGCAGGACGCCGGCAAGTTCCCCGCCTACCACGACGTGCTCTACCGGAACCAGCCCAAGGAGTCCGACGACGCCTTCGCCGACAACGGCAAGCTCATCCAGCTCGCGGGCAAGGTGAGCGGCCTGAACACCCCGGCCTTCGACAAGTGCGTCCGGAACGGCACGCACGACAGCTGGGTCGACAAGTCCAACCAGGCCTTCCAGGCCGGCGGCTTCTCGGGCACCCCGACCGTCCTGCTGAACGGGAAGAACATCCTCCAGGACCAGACGATGACCCCGGCGAAGCTGAAGCAGATGGTGGAGGCGGCCGACCGCAAATGAGTGAGGCACGAGCCGCCCGTTATGGACCCGTAGCCCGGCTGCTTGCCTTGGCCCCGCTCCGGCTGCGGTAGCGTCGACCCTGCCATGGAACTTGCCTACATCCCCAGCCCGTCGCGCGGTGTGCTGTACCTCGGTCCCATTCCGCTGCGCGGCTATGCCTTCAGCATCCTCGTCGGTCTCTTCGTCGCCCTCTGGATCGTCGACCGCCGGTGGGTCGCGCGTGGCGGTAAGAAGGGCACCGCCTGGGACATCGCCGTCTGGGCCGTCCCGTTCGGCCTGCTGGGCGGTCGCCTGTACCACGTGATCACCGACTATGAACTCTATTTCGGTGAAGGCCGGAACTGGGTCAACGCCTTCAAGATCTGGGAAGGCGGACTCGGTATCTGGGGAGCCGTCGCGCTGGGCGCGCTCGGTGCCTGGATCGGCTGCCGGCGCCGGGGTATCGCGCTGCCGCCGTATGCCGACGCCGTGGCTCCCGGCCTGGCGATCGCGCAGGCGTTCGGGCGCTGGGGCAACTGGTTCAACCAGGAGCTGTACGGGCGGGAGACGGACCTTCCGTGGGCCCTGCACATCACGTCCTCGGCGGACGGCCGGGTGCCGGGGTACTACCACCCGACGTTCCTGTACGAGTCGCTGTGGTGCGTCGGCGTCGCGCTGCTGGTGTTCTGGGCGGACCGCCGGTTCAAGATGGGGCACGGAAGGGCGTTCGCCCTGTACGTCGCCGCGTACTGCGCGGGCCGGTTCTGGATCGAGTACATGCGGGTCGACGAGGCCCACCACATCCTGGGCCTGCGGCTGAACAACTGGACCGCGTTGATCGTCTTCATCGCGGCCGTGGTCTACATGGTCCTCTCGGCCCGGCTTCGGCCCGGCCGGGAAGAGACCGTCGAGCCGGACGCCTCGGACGCCACGGACGGCGGCACGCAGGACGCGGAAGAGGGCGCAGGCGCGGAGGGTCCCGTCGTACTGGACAAGGACGCTCCGGAGACCGCGGGCAAGGAAACGTCCACGTCCGGTCAGGACGCAGTGGCTGATGAGGCTCCAGTGATGTCAGGGGAGAAGCAGCAGAAGCCCCGCTCGTAGCGGAGCCGGTCTGCCGAACTCACGGGGCGTGACCGCCGGGCCGAATGGTGTTCTGGCCCTGTGGTTCCCGGTCGGCCTGCTGCCCGGCACCGTGTTCGAGGTGCTCCGGCGCCGCGCCGCACCCGATCGGGGGACAGCCGGTCACGACGGACGAGGGGTTTCCCGCTTCCGGTCCGACGACTGACCCTGACGCCCCTCGAAAGCCGCATGTGGACAGGGCGCCCCCGGATCACGGGGGCGCCCTCGTCGTGTCAGCACCGCCGGGCCAGCGCGAGGGTGCGCCGGGCCGCCGCCACCACCGCCGCGTCGATGAAGCGGCCGTCGGGGAGGGCCTGCGCGCCCTGGTCCGCGGTGGCCGCCTTGATGACCGTCTCGGCCTCCTCGAGCTCCCGGTCGGTCGGCAGATAGGCGCGCTCGATGATCGGGAGCTGGCGCGGATGGATGGCGGCGCGGCCGAGGAAGCCCAGGGCGCGACCGTGCGCGCAGGAGGCCGCCAGGCCCTCCAGGTCCCGGATGTCGGGGTGGACGGACTGCGGCGGCGGGGCGAGGCCGGCCGCGCGGGCGGCCACGACGACCCGGGCGCGGCACCAGTCCAGACCGGAGTCCTGCCGTACGCCCAGGTCGGCGCGGAGGTCGGCCTCGCCGATCGAGACGCCGCGCAGCGAGGGATGCGCGGAGGCGATGGCGTAGGCGCGCTCGATGGCCAGCGCGGTCTCCAGGAGGGCGTACAGCGGGGGCCCCGAACCGTCCGCCGGCGGCGGGCCCTGTACGGCCTCCGTCCGCGCCGCGACCCGGGCGACCTGCCCGGCGCACGTCACCTTCGGCAGCCGCAGCCCGGCCAGACCCGGCCGGGGAGCCACCGCCGCCAGGTCCGCGGCGGCCAGCGGCCCGTCGACCGCGTTGATCCGCACGTGCACCGGGACCGGCGGCGGCTCGGTCAGCAACTCGGCGGTGGCCGCGCGGGCGTACTCCTTGCGGTCCGGGGCTACCGCGTCCTCCAGGTCGACGACCACCACGTCCGCGCCGGAGGCCAGGGCCTTGGCCACGACGTGCGGTCGGTCACCGGGGGCGTACAGCCAGGTGAGCGGGCAGAAGGCGGTTGCCGTCACAGGGCGCCCTCCGCACGCAGCGCGGCCAGTTCCTCCGGGGTGAGGCCGAGTTCGGTCAGGACCGCGTCCGTGTCGGCGCCGTGCGGGCGGCCCGCCCAGCGGATCGCGCCCGGGGTGGCGGAGAGCCGGAAGAGGACGTTCTGCATGCGCATCCGGCCGAGTTCCGGATCGTGCAGCGTGGTCAGGGTGCCGAGGGCCCGGTACTGCGGGTCGGCCATCACGTCCCGTACGTCCTGGATCGGCGCGATCGCCGCCTGGGCCTTCTCGAAGGCGGCCAGGACCTCGGTGCGGGTGTGCTGGGCGATCCAGCCGCCCACCGCCTCGTCGAGCACGTCGGCGTGCGCGGCCCGCTCCGCGCCGGTCGCGAACCAGGGCTCGTCGATCAGCTCGGGGCGGCCCACCAGCCGCATCACGCGTTCCGCGACCGACTGCGCCGAGGTGGAGACCGCCACCCAGGTGCCGTCACGGGTGCGGTAGGTGTTGCGCGGGGCGTTGTTCCGGGTGCGGTTGCCGGTGCGGGGCTGGACGTAGCCGAGCTGGTCGTACCACAGGGGCTGCGGGCCGAGGACGGTCAGGATCGGCTCGATGATCGCCATGTCCACGATCTGGCCGGCCCCGGTGCGCTCCCGCGCCGCGAGCGCGGTCATCACCGCGTACGCCGTGGCCAGGCCCGCGATCGAGTCGGCGAGCCCGAACGGCGGGAGCGTCGGCGGCGCGTCCGGCTCGCCGGTGATCGCGGCGAACCCGCTCAGTGCCTCCGCCAGGGTGCCGAACCCGGGCCGGGAGGCGTGCGGGCCGAACTGCCCGAACCCGGTCACCCGGGCCAGCACCAGGCGCGGATTGGCCGCCGACAGCTCCGGCCAGCCGAGCTCCCACTTCTCCAGGGTGCCGGGCCGGAAGTTCTCCACGATCACGTCGGCGGTGGCGGCCAGCCGCAGCAGGGTGCGGCGGCCACCGGGTTTCGACAGGTCCAGCGTGATGGTGTGCTTGTTCCGGCCGAGCAGTTTCCACCACAGGCCGACCCCGTCCTTCGACGGTCCGTGGCCCCGGGACGGGTCCGGCTTGACCGGGTGCTCCACCTTGATCACCTCGGCGCCGAAGTCACCGAGCATGGTGGCGGCGATGGGTCCGGCGAAGAGGGTGGCGAGGTCGAGCACGCGCAGACCGGCGAGCGGCCCGGAGGCGTCGGGCGCGGCGTCGTGGGACGCGGTCATGAGGCGGGCCGGTCGATGTCGCTCATGGGGCGGGACGCCTCCAGGTGCGTGAGGTGGGCCAGGGTGTCGAAGCCGGTGCCGTCGAAGTCGCCCACCGATGTGGCCAGCCGGTTCTTGAGCGGCGCCGTCCAGCGGTCGGGCAGCGCGTTCGGGGAACCGGCGAGGAGGGCCGCGACACCGCCGGCCGTGGCACCGTTCGAGTCGGTGTCCCAGCCGCCGGAGACGGCGCGACAGACGGAGCCGGTGAAGTCGCCGTCGGCGTGGGTCAGGGCGGCGGCGATCAGCGCGGTGTTGGGGACGGCGTGCACCCAGTGGCAGTCGGCGTGGGTGGCGTGGAGTTCGTCCACGACCGTGTCGAAGTCCTCATGGGTTTGCGCGAGTTGGACGCCGTGGCGCACGGCGCGGGCGAGCCGGGAGGCGGGCGGCACGACGGTCAGGCCGGTGGCCAGGCAGGTGTGGACGTCGTGGGTTCCGGCCGCCGCGGAGGCGATGACGGCGGCGGCGAACATCGCGGCGTAGACGCCGTTCGCGGTGTGGGTGAGGGTGGCGTCGCGGTGGGCCTGCGCGGCCGCGGCCGCCGGGTCGCCGGTGTTGGTCCAGCCGTGCATGTCGGCGCGGATCAGAGCGCCGGTCCACTCGCGGAAGGGGTTGCGGTGCCGGGCGGTCAGCGGGGGTTCGATGCCGAGCAGCAGATTGCGGTAGGCGACGCGTTCGGCGGTGAAGGTGCGGCCCGCGGGGAGTTCGTCCAGCCAGAGGCGGGCGGTGTCGGTGGTCGTGAACCGCTTCCCGTGGCGTTGCAGCAGGAGGAGGTTGAGCAGAGGGTAGTTGAGGTCGTCGTCCTCGGGCATGCCGTCGATGTTCTCGGCCAGGGAACGGGCCGCCGAGCGGCGGTTCCAGGGGTACGCGGCGGCCAGGTCCCCTGGTACGCCCTTGCCCGTGAACCAGGTGCTCAGTGGCCAGTTGCCGGTGGCCCGGGCGAGTTGACGGATGCCGGTGAGGGGCAGCTTCTCCACGGGTTTGCCCAGCAGGCAGCCGGCGGCCCGGCCGAGCCAGGCGGCCTCCAGGCGCTCGGCGGTCCCCGAGGGCGCGGGGGCGCCCGGCTGCCCGGGCCAGGCCGGGCACAGGGCCTTGATCGCGGCCAGGTCCGTCGGTTCCGCGTCCGCCAGCAGGCTGGGCAGTTCGGCCAGTTCGTCCAGGAGGTCCTCCGCCAGGAGGCGCAGGTAGCGGGAGGCGCGACCGGGGGACGCGCCCGCGCGGGCCGGCGCCTCGGGTCCGCCCGCCGCGCGCCAGCGGGCGGCGATCGCCGACGGTTCGCGGCCGTCCTGCACCGCCTGGCGCAGCTCGTGGCCGAGCAGGTCCTCCGGCTGGACCCAGGTCACTCGGAGCATTCCGGGCCTCCCATTCCGGCGAACGCCCGCTCGTGGGCGCGCCGCCGCCGTACGTCCTTCTCGAAGACCTCCCGGGTCACCCCGGCCAGCGTGCGGGCCGGTTCCCACAGGTCCAGGCGGCTGGCCTCGGCCACCTTCTTCGCCCAGTCCTCCGGGACGGGCGAGCCCAGCGCCCCCGCCAGCGCCCCGGCCATCGTCGCGATGGAGTCGCAGTCGCGGCCGTAGTTCACCGAGCCGAGAACGGCCTGCCGGAAGTCGCCGCGCGCCACGGTCAACATGCCGAGCGCGATGGGCAGTTCCTCGATCGCGTGCAGTCGGGAGGGGCGGCGGGCGCCCAGGGACGGGTTCCGGTAGTCCGGCCCGACCGTGTCGTACGGCGCCACCGCCTCCCGCAGCGGGCCCAGCGCCGACTCGAAGTCCGTGCCGCAGCGGGCCACTTCGCAGACCCGCTCGATCGCGGCGCGGGTGCCGTCCTTCGCCAGCGACAGGCACGCCGTCACCACCGAGTCCGGGCTCGCCCCCGGCGCGCACGCCGCCGCCACCCCGGCCGCCAGGACGGCCGCCGCCTCCCTGCCGTAGGACGACTGGTGGGCGCCCGCGATGTCCAGGGCCTCGGCGTAAGCGGCCGCCGGATTGGCCGCGTTGACCAGGCCCACCGGCGCCATGTACATCGCGGCACCGCAGTTGACGATGTTTCCGGTGCCGGCCTCGCGCGGGTCGACGTGGCCGTAGTGCAGCCGTGCCACGAGCCACTTCTCCGCCAGGAAGACCCGGTGCAGCGGCAGCGCCTCCGCCTGGAGTTCCGGGATCCAGCGCGGGTTCGTCATCAGGTCGGGCACCAGGTGGTCGGCGATCGCGTAGGCGTCGAGGTGGTCGCGGACGTGTGCGTACACCCGCACCAGGGCGTGCGTCATCAAGGTGTCGTCGGTGACGTGGCCGTCGCCCTTGTGGTACGGGGCGATGGGGCGGGCGGTGCGCCACCGCTCGCCGTGCCAGGGGCCGACGACGCCGTGCACGCGGCCGCCGTGGCGCTCGAGGATCTGGTCGGGGGAGTAGCCCTCGACGGGGCCGCCGAGCGCGTCGCCCACGGCCGCTCCCACGAGCGCGCCGGCGATCCGCTCCTCCAGGTCCGCGTCCCGGACCACGCCTCGGCTCTGTTCTCCTTTGGGCGTCATGCCCGGAATCATCCTCCTGGAGGGGCCGGTTGTGCGGCTTCCAGGAGTTCGGCGAGTTCCACGAGGTCGGTGCCGGTGAGGCGGGGCAGCACGCAGCCGGACAGGGTGCGGCAGGTCTCCCGCCAGGACGCCGGGATCGCCGCGCCGCCGCCCAGCGCGCCGGTCAGCGCGCCCGCCAGGGCCGGGGCGGAGTCGGCGACCCGGGACAGGCAGGCTGCCGCCGGCAGCGCCTCGGCGATCCGGCCGTCCGCCGCCGTGGCCAGGGCGAGGGCGACCGGAACCGTCTCGGCGGCGGCGACGCCGTAGCTGTAGACGTGGTCGACGATCCGGTGCTCAAGGAGCGGGACGAGCGCGAACGCGCCCTCGGTGTCCCGGGCCAGGCGCAGCGCGTGCCGGGCGTTGCGGCCGATCTCCGTCCGCTCGGGCAGTTCGGCCAGCGCCGCGGTGACGCACGCCCCGACGTCCGCGCCCGCCAGCGCCTCGGCGAGTGCCGCCGCCATCGCGCGGGCTCCGTGGACGCCGTCGCCGTCCTGGGTGTACCGGGCGTCGAACTCGGCCAGTTCGGCGGCGCACCGGGGGTCGCCCGGGTGGGCCGTGGCCAGCACACAGGCCCGTACGCAGGCGGCGTCGTCGAAGTAGTGCGGGTTGTCGTGTCCGCTGGCGGGCGGGCGCAGTCCGGTCGCCAGGTTGCCGAGCCCCGCCCGGACGGAGATACGGGCGCGCAGCGGAAGCACCGCCGACTCGACCTCGGGGGCGCGTTCGGCCGCCGCCGCGACCTCGCCGGCGACGGCGTTCCAGGTCAGGTCGATCGCGGCCCGGATACGCCGCTCCCGGCCGAGGTCGCCGAGCGCCCCGTCGTCCCCCGCCCGCAGCAGGGCCTCCGCGGCGAACACCGCCCACTCGGCGTCGTCGGAGGGGCCGAGGCGCAGCGGCTCCGGAGGCTGGTTGAGCGCGATGGGCACGGGCAGCGTCGTCGTCGCGTTCAGCTCGGCGAACGTGTCCAGCTCCCGGGTGAGCCGCCGGGTCCACTCCGGCATCCGAGCGGCCCGATGCCGCGCGGCGGGCCACCCGGCGGCGTCCCCGGCGGCCAGCCCCAGCAACAGCCCCTCGACCCGCCGCGTCACGGCTGCGCCTCACGTTCGGCGGGCGCGTGACTGTGCCGGGCGTGCGGGCTTGCCGTCACCGGCTGGTGGCTGTTCCGGGCCGGGTGATCGGCCGTCGGCTCGTCGGTCCGGCGGCTCATGGTTGCGTCTCGCCTTCGTCGCTGGTGGGTGCGTGGCCGTGCCAAGCGTGCGGGCGTCGTGTCGTCGGCGGGTGGCCATTCCGGGCCGGGTGATCCGTCGTCGCTGCGGCGGGGTGACCGCACGTGGCCGGGTGCTCCGGGGCGTCCGTGGCGGGCCCCGTTCGGTGGTTCACGGCTGTGGCTCCTCTTCGCCGGCGCTGAGCGCGTACGCCGACCGGTCCGGAACGGGGAGTGCCTCACGTCGTACGGGGGCTTCGGGCCGGTGGAGGCCGGTGGAGGCGCTCACCAGCAGGTCCGCCACGTCCAGTACGTGCCGGCCCGCCATCGACGGCAGGCAGCTGCCCCGGGCGGGGCCGATGGCCGTCGCCCACTCGTCCGGAATGGCCGAGAGGCCCTGCGTCGCGCCGGCCAGCGCGCCCGCGACCGCCGCCGTGGTGTCGGCGTCGCGGCCCATGTTGACGGCGGTGAGGACCGCCTCGCGGAAGTCGCCGTCGGCGGCGGCGTACGCGCCGAAGGCGAGGGCGACCGCTTCGGGGGCCAGGTCGGTCCAGGGATAGCCGCCGATGACCACCGCGGAGCGGACCGCGCGTTCGCCGCGGTGGGCCGCGGCCGTGGCCCGGCGCAGCGAGCGGGCCGTCCAGGAGTCGTCGGGCACGACGGCGAGGGCGGCGGCCACGACCGCGACCGGCGGCGCGCCCGCCATCGCCGCCGCGACCCCGGCGGCCACCGCCCGGCCGCCGTGGATGCCCTCGCCCTCGTGACTGACCGAGCCGTCGATCGCCACCAGCCGGGCCGCCTCGGCGGGCCGCCCGGCGGCGAACACCCCGAACGGCGCCGCCCGCATGGCGAGCCCGTCGCTCCAGGCGTGCCGGTGCTGGGCGGAGATGGGGGCGGCCAGCCCCCGGCGCAGGTTCTCCAGGGTGCCCCGCTCGCTGAACCCGGCCCCGTGGAAGGGACCCTCGGCGCGGTCGGCGATGAACTCGTGCCAGGCGGCCTCCACCAGGGCGGGCGTGAGCGCATGGCCGTGCCGGGCCAGCAGCAGCCCGGAGAAGATGGCGTACTCGGTGTCGTCCGTGCCGGCCGGCCGGTCGGTGACGTAGCCGGTGATCCGGCCCCAGCGGGCGCGGATCTCGGACGGCTTCAGGTTCTCCGCGGGCGCCCCGAGCGCGTCTCCGACGGCGAGGCCGAGCAGCGCGCCGCGTGCCCGTTCACGCGAGGCGGCCGGGGCCGGCGCCGGGGTCTGCGGGGCGCGGATGGTCGATCCCATGGCGGGCTCCTCTCGGGGCGCCCGCAGGGCGGGGAGCCCTCAGCGGAACTGTCCCCGGCGTGGGGCCCGGTGCAGCCTCGGGAACCTCACCATCACCCGTACGACATCTGTGCGTCCTGCAGCACGGATGAGCGCCACGCTGTAAAACCGCAGGTTAGCCCAGCCTTCCCTTGCTGGCGGCGGCGAAATTTCCAACGTAGATTCGGTGTTGTCAAAAAATAGAACTCGTCCAAAAGTCAGCCTTACCTAAGTTCTTGCCCGGCTCTCAGGGGGACCTCGTCATGGCCATCATCGACACCGAAGCGACGCTCCACGAGGCGCACCGTGACAACCACACGCACCGCGACGTGAACGGTGGCTGGCTGCGTCCCGCGGTCTTCGGCGCGATGGACGGCCTGGTCTCCAACCTCGCCCTGATGACCGGTGTGGCCGGCGGTGCGGTGGGTCAGCAGGCCATTGTCCTCACCGGCCTCGCCGGCCTGGCCGCGGGTGCCTTCTCCATGGCGGCCGGAGAGTACACCTCCGTCGCCTCGCAGCGCGAGCTGGTCGAGGCCGAGCTGGACGTCGAGCGCCGTGAGCTGCGCAAGCACCCGGAGGACGAGGAGCGGGAGCTGGCCGCGCTCTACGTCTCGCGCGGCGTGGAACCCGGGCTCGCCGAGGAGGTGGCCCGGCAGCTGTCGAAGGACCCGGAGCAGGCCCTGGAGATACACGCCCGCGAGGAGCTGGGCGTCGACCCGGGCGACCTGCCCTCCCCGCTGGTCGCCGCGGTGTCGTCGTTCGGCTCGTTCGCGCTCGGCGCGCTTCTGCCGTTGCTGCCGTACCTGCTGGGCGCCAACGCGTTGTGGCCGGCCGTGCTGCTCGCCCTCCTGGGGCTCTTCGCCTGTGGCGCGGTGGTGGCCAAGGTGACGGCGCGGACCTGGTGGTACAGCGGTTTGCGGCAGTTCGCCCTGGGTGGTGCCGCCGCCGGTGTGACCTACGCCCTGGGCACCCTGTTCGGAACCGCCGTAGGATAGGGCGCTGGAACTTATGCGGATAGTCGTATAAGTACGCTGTTGCTTGTTTACCCGTTGGTTTCGGCCGTGTGACCACGGGGCATGAGCCGTAAGCACCCGCAGGCAATGAGGCCTGTCGCGCATGCGCAGGGCCGGGCGACTTCGTCCTCCCTGTCCCCCCGGGCCGACGGACATGGATCCGACCGATCTCGTCCGCCGCCCGCCCCACCGCTTTCACCGCAGGTCGCGGTACCCCCTGGCGACCCCCGGTGCCCGCATGCTGGAACGGAGTTTCCGATTCCCGAGAAA from Streptomyces sp. 6-11-2 encodes:
- a CDS encoding CaiB/BaiF CoA-transferase family protein, producing the protein MTASHDAAPDASGPLAGLRVLDLATLFAGPIAATMLGDFGAEVIKVEHPVKPDPSRGHGPSKDGVGLWWKLLGRNKHTITLDLSKPGGRRTLLRLAATADVIVENFRPGTLEKWELGWPELSAANPRLVLARVTGFGQFGPHASRPGFGTLAEALSGFAAITGEPDAPPTLPPFGLADSIAGLATAYAVMTALAARERTGAGQIVDMAIIEPILTVLGPQPLWYDQLGYVQPRTGNRTRNNAPRNTYRTRDGTWVAVSTSAQSVAERVMRLVGRPELIDEPWFATGAERAAHADVLDEAVGGWIAQHTRTEVLAAFEKAQAAIAPIQDVRDVMADPQYRALGTLTTLHDPELGRMRMQNVLFRLSATPGAIRWAGRPHGADTDAVLTELGLTPEELAALRAEGAL
- the lgt gene encoding prolipoprotein diacylglyceryl transferase gives rise to the protein MELAYIPSPSRGVLYLGPIPLRGYAFSILVGLFVALWIVDRRWVARGGKKGTAWDIAVWAVPFGLLGGRLYHVITDYELYFGEGRNWVNAFKIWEGGLGIWGAVALGALGAWIGCRRRGIALPPYADAVAPGLAIAQAFGRWGNWFNQELYGRETDLPWALHITSSADGRVPGYYHPTFLYESLWCVGVALLVFWADRRFKMGHGRAFALYVAAYCAGRFWIEYMRVDEAHHILGLRLNNWTALIVFIAAVVYMVLSARLRPGREETVEPDASDATDGGTQDAEEGAGAEGPVVLDKDAPETAGKETSTSGQDAVADEAPVMSGEKQQKPRS
- a CDS encoding ADP-ribosylglycohydrolase family protein, with the protein product MGSTIRAPQTPAPAPAASRERARGALLGLAVGDALGAPAENLKPSEIRARWGRITGYVTDRPAGTDDTEYAIFSGLLLARHGHALTPALVEAAWHEFIADRAEGPFHGAGFSERGTLENLRRGLAAPISAQHRHAWSDGLAMRAAPFGVFAAGRPAEAARLVAIDGSVSHEGEGIHGGRAVAAGVAAAMAGAPPVAVVAAALAVVPDDSWTARSLRRATAAAHRGERAVRSAVVIGGYPWTDLAPEAVALAFGAYAAADGDFREAVLTAVNMGRDADTTAAVAGALAGATQGLSAIPDEWATAIGPARGSCLPSMAGRHVLDVADLLVSASTGLHRPEAPVRREALPVPDRSAYALSAGEEEPQP
- a CDS encoding ADP-ribosylglycohydrolase family protein, which encodes MLRVTWVQPEDLLGHELRQAVQDGREPSAIAARWRAAGGPEAPARAGASPGRASRYLRLLAEDLLDELAELPSLLADAEPTDLAAIKALCPAWPGQPGAPAPSGTAERLEAAWLGRAAGCLLGKPVEKLPLTGIRQLARATGNWPLSTWFTGKGVPGDLAAAYPWNRRSAARSLAENIDGMPEDDDLNYPLLNLLLLQRHGKRFTTTDTARLWLDELPAGRTFTAERVAYRNLLLGIEPPLTARHRNPFREWTGALIRADMHGWTNTGDPAAAAAQAHRDATLTHTANGVYAAMFAAAVIASAAAGTHDVHTCLATGLTVVPPASRLARAVRHGVQLAQTHEDFDTVVDELHATHADCHWVHAVPNTALIAAALTHADGDFTGSVCRAVSGGWDTDSNGATAGGVAALLAGSPNALPDRWTAPLKNRLATSVGDFDGTGFDTLAHLTHLEASRPMSDIDRPAS
- a CDS encoding thioredoxin domain-containing protein encodes the protein MSEKNHQGKRIARQRLAAEREKQKTAERRRRTLIVAATVVCVLGLAAVIGVVAANSGKHKSSSAGPVVAPSGARGKDSLAIPVGRDGAKSTLTVWEDFRCPACQAFETMYRPTVHELADAGKLKVEYHLVRLIDGNLGGTGSLRSANAAACAQDAGKFPAYHDVLYRNQPKESDDAFADNGKLIQLAGKVSGLNTPAFDKCVRNGTHDSWVDKSNQAFQAGGFSGTPTVLLNGKNILQDQTMTPAKLKQMVEAADRK
- a CDS encoding VIT1/CCC1 transporter family protein, with the translated sequence MAIIDTEATLHEAHRDNHTHRDVNGGWLRPAVFGAMDGLVSNLALMTGVAGGAVGQQAIVLTGLAGLAAGAFSMAAGEYTSVASQRELVEAELDVERRELRKHPEDEERELAALYVSRGVEPGLAEEVARQLSKDPEQALEIHAREELGVDPGDLPSPLVAAVSSFGSFALGALLPLLPYLLGANALWPAVLLALLGLFACGAVVAKVTARTWWYSGLRQFALGGAAAGVTYALGTLFGTAVG
- a CDS encoding ADP-ribosylglycohydrolase family protein, with product MTPKGEQSRGVVRDADLEERIAGALVGAAVGDALGGPVEGYSPDQILERHGGRVHGVVGPWHGERWRTARPIAPYHKGDGHVTDDTLMTHALVRVYAHVRDHLDAYAIADHLVPDLMTNPRWIPELQAEALPLHRVFLAEKWLVARLHYGHVDPREAGTGNIVNCGAAMYMAPVGLVNAANPAAAYAEALDIAGAHQSSYGREAAAVLAAGVAAACAPGASPDSVVTACLSLAKDGTRAAIERVCEVARCGTDFESALGPLREAVAPYDTVGPDYRNPSLGARRPSRLHAIEELPIALGMLTVARGDFRQAVLGSVNYGRDCDSIATMAGALAGALGSPVPEDWAKKVAEASRLDLWEPARTLAGVTREVFEKDVRRRRAHERAFAGMGGPECSE
- a CDS encoding ADP-ribosylglycohydrolase family protein; protein product: MTRRVEGLLLGLAAGDAAGWPAARHRAARMPEWTRRLTRELDTFAELNATTTLPVPIALNQPPEPLRLGPSDDAEWAVFAAEALLRAGDDGALGDLGRERRIRAAIDLTWNAVAGEVAAAAERAPEVESAVLPLRARISVRAGLGNLATGLRPPASGHDNPHYFDDAACVRACVLATAHPGDPRCAAELAEFDARYTQDGDGVHGARAMAAALAEALAGADVGACVTAALAELPERTEIGRNARHALRLARDTEGAFALVPLLEHRIVDHVYSYGVAAAETVPVALALATAADGRIAEALPAAACLSRVADSAPALAGALTGALGGGAAIPASWRETCRTLSGCVLPRLTGTDLVELAELLEAAQPAPPGG
- a CDS encoding CoA ester lyase, giving the protein MTATAFCPLTWLYAPGDRPHVVAKALASGADVVVVDLEDAVAPDRKEYARAATAELLTEPPPVPVHVRINAVDGPLAAADLAAVAPRPGLAGLRLPKVTCAGQVARVAARTEAVQGPPPADGSGPPLYALLETALAIERAYAIASAHPSLRGVSIGEADLRADLGVRQDSGLDWCRARVVVAARAAGLAPPPQSVHPDIRDLEGLAASCAHGRALGFLGRAAIHPRQLPIIERAYLPTDRELEEAETVIKAATADQGAQALPDGRFIDAAVVAAARRTLALARRC